In one window of Gossypium hirsutum isolate 1008001.06 chromosome A01, Gossypium_hirsutum_v2.1, whole genome shotgun sequence DNA:
- the LOC121212548 gene encoding uncharacterized protein, which produces MNKPLVDKIQKHRAEDFRANVDDNPERAEFWLKNSIRVFDELSCTPNECLKCAISLLRDSTYHWWNTLVSVKCKEFLELKKGRMSVTKYEREFLRLSKYAREFGSTDAIMCKRFEGGLNEDIRVLVRILELKEFLVLVEGAYKAKELNKEKRKVDCEAKDLRKRPMSKPFRSHSKKSKEMYSRSNVSVRYSHRDRGKQHSSFKSQAILMASVVM; this is translated from the exons ATGAATAAGCCCCTGGTTGATAAGATTCAAAAGCATAGGGCCGAAGATTTTAGAGCTAATGTGGATGATAATCctgaaagagctgagttttggctcaaaaACTCTATAAGAGTATTTGATGAGCTGTCTTGCACACCGAATGAGTGTTTGAAGTGTGCCATCTCACTTCTGAGAGATTctacatatcactggtggaatacacttgTATCGGTG AaatgtaaggaatttcttgagctaaaaaaGGGTCGTATGTCAGTGACcaaatatgagcgagaatttctCAGGCTTAGTAAATACGCTCGAGAGTTTGGTTCCACCGatgctattatgtgcaagaggtttgagggtggattgaatgaggatattcGTGTGTTAGTTAGGATCTTAGAACTGAAAGAATTTTTGGTATTGGTCGAGGGAGCCTATAAGGCCAAAGAGTTgaataaagagaagaggaaagttGATTGTGAAGCTAAAGATTTgaggaaaagaccgatgagtaagCCATTTCGATCTCAttcaaagaaatctaaagaaatgTATTCTCGTTCGAATGTATCAGTTAGGTATTCCCACAGAGACCGCGGGAAGCAACACTCAAGTTTTAAATCTCAAGCCATTTTAATGGCAAGTGTGGTAATGTGA